A genomic stretch from Shewanella woodyi ATCC 51908 includes:
- a CDS encoding acyltransferase, translating to MPIFAIEQHIPVIEPTSFIHPNATIIGDVIIGKHCYIGSNACLRGDFGRIEIHDFCNVQDNCVLHSFPLQACVLEEYSHIGHGAILHGCTIRRHSLVGINAVVMDFADIGAESIIGAASFVKSRFNCPARSMLLGSPAKIVRQVSDEEFQWKTRGTDEYIELTRRCQTSLREVTPLTTVEENRPMFQPAQVHQPKNSSN from the coding sequence ATGCCAATATTTGCCATTGAGCAGCACATCCCGGTTATTGAACCAACGAGCTTTATCCACCCTAATGCCACTATCATTGGGGATGTGATCATTGGTAAACATTGCTACATCGGTTCCAACGCTTGTTTGCGGGGGGACTTTGGCAGAATAGAGATCCACGACTTTTGTAATGTGCAGGACAACTGCGTACTGCACAGTTTTCCATTGCAGGCGTGTGTTCTTGAGGAGTACAGCCATATAGGGCATGGTGCGATTTTGCATGGTTGCACCATAAGACGGCATAGCTTGGTTGGCATTAACGCTGTGGTGATGGACTTCGCTGACATTGGCGCCGAATCTATCATTGGTGCAGCGTCGTTTGTTAAAAGCCGATTCAACTGCCCTGCGCGTTCCATGTTGCTCGGATCCCCAGCAAAAATCGTTCGTCAGGTGTCTGATGAAGAATTCCAGTGGAAGACCCGTGGTACAGATGAATACATCGAACTGACTCGACGCTGCCAAACGAGTCTTAGAGAAGTGACTCCATTGACGACTGTTGAGGAAAATCGTCCGATGTTCCAGCCTGCACAGGTTCATCAACCGAAAAATAGCAGCAATTAA
- the paaZ gene encoding phenylacetic acid degradation bifunctional protein PaaZ, producing the protein MKIKSYVCGGWVSGTGRCVTSKNAFTGETVATTSSMESGFDNALAYGRLIAGNKLRQFTLHERAEMLKSLATHLMRKKEDFYQLSYLTGATRSDSWIDVEGGISTLFSYSGMVRRELVNEKFIVEGKVEPLSVNGSFIGQHILMPKMGVSVHINAFNFPVWGMLEKIAPSLLAGMPVIVKPATATCYVAEAVVKEIVASKILPEGCVQLICGGVGDLLDHLTEQDVVTFTGSAKTGKMLRSHDNILSKNIPFNMEADSLNACILAPDVQQDMPEFDAFIKEVHREMITKAGQKCTAIRRVLVPSAMMDCVGDALSKRIQSTLVGDPTNDGVKMGALVNQAQCADVQSAVDQLLFSCDVIHGGWDSMNTIGIDYDKGSFFPPTLLRCDTPLTSQQVHDIEAFGPVSTLMPYDSIEQAIEIVGKGKGSLVSSVFSYDNDNIRTLVYGMACYNGRILVNNRDCMKESTGHGSPLASMVHGGPGRAGGGEELGGIRAVKHYMQRTAIQGSPNTLQAVTNEYVPGADTTTSLQHPFKKYFEELNIGESLTTHRRTVTEADIVNFGCLSGDHFYAHFDETAAADSLFGKRVAHGYFLISAAAGMFVEPAPGPVLANYGLDSLRFIQPVGIGDTIEVSLTVKRKIYKKTKPDDAHPAGVVVWDVKVVNQDNEVVALYDILTLVAYKNAAQ; encoded by the coding sequence ATGAAAATAAAAAGTTATGTTTGCGGTGGTTGGGTTAGTGGAACTGGAAGGTGTGTTACATCTAAAAATGCATTTACTGGTGAAACAGTAGCTACAACGTCAAGCATGGAATCTGGTTTTGATAATGCTCTGGCATATGGCCGTCTCATTGCAGGAAATAAATTAAGGCAATTTACCCTGCATGAAAGAGCTGAAATGCTCAAAAGTCTCGCAACTCATTTGATGAGGAAAAAAGAAGATTTCTATCAACTGTCCTACCTGACAGGCGCTACCCGTTCTGATAGTTGGATTGATGTTGAAGGCGGAATTAGTACTCTGTTTAGCTATTCAGGTATGGTTCGACGTGAACTGGTCAATGAAAAGTTTATCGTTGAAGGGAAAGTAGAACCGCTATCAGTTAATGGTTCGTTTATCGGCCAACATATTTTGATGCCTAAAATGGGCGTATCAGTTCATATTAATGCGTTCAATTTCCCAGTGTGGGGAATGCTGGAAAAAATAGCCCCAAGCTTGCTAGCTGGCATGCCTGTTATCGTCAAACCCGCCACTGCCACTTGCTACGTTGCTGAAGCTGTTGTGAAAGAGATTGTCGCTAGCAAAATCCTACCTGAAGGCTGTGTACAGCTTATCTGCGGTGGTGTAGGTGATCTATTAGATCATCTCACAGAACAAGATGTAGTGACTTTTACCGGTTCAGCTAAAACTGGGAAAATGCTTCGTAGCCATGACAATATCCTCAGCAAAAATATACCATTTAATATGGAAGCAGATTCATTAAATGCCTGTATTTTAGCACCCGATGTGCAACAGGATATGCCAGAATTCGATGCATTCATTAAAGAAGTACATCGTGAAATGATAACTAAAGCTGGACAAAAGTGTACTGCAATACGTCGAGTATTAGTGCCCAGTGCCATGATGGATTGCGTGGGTGATGCGCTCAGTAAAAGAATTCAATCGACCCTAGTGGGTGACCCTACTAATGACGGTGTCAAAATGGGTGCGTTAGTAAACCAAGCACAATGTGCAGACGTGCAAAGTGCAGTGGATCAACTGCTATTCAGCTGTGATGTTATTCATGGTGGATGGGACTCAATGAATACCATTGGGATCGACTATGACAAGGGATCGTTCTTTCCTCCCACCTTACTCCGTTGTGATACCCCCCTTACCAGTCAACAGGTACATGACATAGAAGCTTTTGGCCCCGTTTCGACCTTGATGCCCTACGACAGTATTGAACAAGCTATTGAAATTGTGGGTAAAGGAAAAGGTAGCTTAGTGTCATCGGTGTTCAGCTATGACAACGACAACATTCGCACATTAGTTTATGGCATGGCCTGTTACAACGGTCGTATTCTAGTGAATAATCGTGATTGCATGAAAGAATCGACGGGTCATGGTTCGCCACTCGCATCTATGGTCCATGGTGGGCCTGGTCGTGCTGGGGGAGGAGAAGAACTTGGTGGCATTAGAGCAGTGAAGCACTACATGCAGCGCACTGCCATTCAGGGTTCACCCAATACCTTACAAGCAGTAACGAATGAATATGTCCCTGGCGCAGATACCACTACCAGTTTACAGCATCCCTTTAAAAAGTATTTCGAAGAACTCAACATCGGTGAATCCCTAACGACCCATAGACGCACAGTAACCGAAGCAGATATCGTCAATTTTGGCTGTCTGTCAGGTGATCATTTCTATGCGCATTTTGATGAAACTGCCGCGGCTGATTCGTTATTTGGCAAGCGAGTGGCCCATGGCTACTTCCTAATCTCAGCAGCTGCTGGCATGTTTGTCGAACCAGCTCCAGGACCAGTGTTGGCCAATTACGGCTTGGATAGTTTACGTTTCATTCAACCTGTAGGGATCGGTGACACTATTGAAGTCTCGTTGACAGTAAAGCGCAAGATCTACAAAAAAACCAAGCCTGACGATGCTCACCCAGCAGGTGTGGTTGTTTGGGATGTCAAAGTGGTGAATCAAGATAATGAAGTGGTAGCCCTCTACGACATTTTAACATTAGTCGCGTACAAGAACGCTGCACAGTAA
- the paaK gene encoding phenylacetate--CoA ligase PaaK, which translates to MTNESTNNRVGVGLHSIESASIDELRALQFERLKKTLNHAYTNSPAYKRKFDEAGVHPDDFNHLDDLRKFPFTTKQDLRDNYPFGFFAMPMDDIVRIHASSGTTGQPTVVGYTQEDIHTWADIVARSVYAAGGRKKDKVHISYGYGLFTGGLGAHYGAERLGCTVIPMSGGQTAKQVQLIRDFNPDIIMVTPSYMLNIADEIERQGIDPKSLALRCGIFGAEPWTDAMRSNIEQRLGIDAVDIYGLSEVMGPGVAQECIESKDGPTIWEDHFYPEIINPETGEIVEDGEPGELVFTSLTKQAMPIIRYRTRDLTSLLASTSRSMRRMDKITGRSDDMLIIRGVNVFPSQIEEQLLSIEGLSPHYLVEVAKMGHMDYLTVKVERSLDQQCNKEQAKLLESKIKSVIGISSKVVLLEPQTIARSEGKACRVTDLR; encoded by the coding sequence ATGACGAACGAATCGACCAATAACAGAGTTGGAGTGGGATTGCATTCAATAGAAAGTGCAAGTATTGATGAGCTTAGAGCTTTGCAATTTGAAAGATTAAAAAAAACGCTTAACCATGCTTATACCAATTCTCCTGCGTATAAACGAAAGTTTGACGAAGCGGGAGTTCATCCTGATGACTTTAATCATCTCGATGATTTGCGAAAGTTTCCATTTACGACCAAACAAGATTTAAGAGATAACTATCCTTTTGGTTTTTTCGCCATGCCAATGGATGACATTGTTCGAATTCATGCATCAAGTGGTACAACAGGTCAGCCAACAGTCGTTGGCTACACTCAAGAAGATATACACACTTGGGCCGACATTGTAGCCCGTTCAGTCTATGCCGCTGGTGGTCGTAAGAAAGATAAAGTACATATCTCCTATGGTTATGGCTTGTTTACCGGTGGTCTAGGTGCTCACTACGGTGCTGAACGACTTGGCTGTACGGTGATCCCGATGTCTGGTGGGCAAACAGCAAAACAAGTTCAACTGATCCGTGATTTCAACCCTGACATCATCATGGTCACTCCCTCTTACATGCTAAACATTGCAGATGAAATTGAACGTCAAGGTATCGATCCTAAGTCACTGGCACTGAGATGCGGTATTTTTGGTGCAGAGCCATGGACCGATGCAATGCGAAGTAACATAGAGCAAAGACTAGGTATTGATGCTGTGGATATTTACGGTTTGTCGGAAGTGATGGGACCCGGCGTCGCGCAAGAATGCATTGAAAGCAAAGATGGCCCAACGATATGGGAAGATCACTTTTATCCTGAAATTATTAATCCTGAAACCGGTGAAATTGTTGAAGATGGTGAGCCTGGCGAATTAGTCTTTACCAGTTTAACAAAACAAGCCATGCCAATTATCCGTTATAGAACTCGTGATCTCACTTCACTTCTTGCCTCTACTTCAAGATCAATGAGACGGATGGATAAAATTACCGGAAGAAGTGATGACATGTTGATCATTAGAGGGGTGAATGTATTTCCATCTCAAATCGAAGAGCAATTATTATCTATTGAGGGGTTGAGCCCACATTACTTGGTTGAAGTGGCAAAGATGGGGCATATGGACTATCTCACGGTGAAAGTTGAGCGTTCGCTGGATCAGCAGTGTAACAAGGAGCAAGCCAAGTTACTTGAAAGTAAGATTAAGAGCGTGATCGGAATTTCCAGCAAAGTGGTGCTCCTTGAGCCTCAAACCATTGCGCGCTCTGAAGGTAAAGCTTGCAGAGTTACTGATTTACGATAA
- a CDS encoding helix-turn-helix transcriptional regulator has product MYLSQKELCTMMDLVSFTLQHNTTLGSRQLLLDKLMEMFRADYGASCCWNPNEKYYQEGVFSNMSLDNISKYNDYYQFHDPITNKLRQFRRAVAVSEVISRDQLIQTEFYNDFLQRDGLSFGVNLHIYCGQEHVFDVRLWRSQQQGDFDVKHLNQLDLLLPYLRAMGEREPLKESLSFNLFTQRELEVISQIKSGMNDKNMARTMNVSVTTLRSHIRSIYKKADVHSRTELISKLAPN; this is encoded by the coding sequence ATGTATTTATCCCAAAAAGAGCTTTGTACTATGATGGATCTGGTGAGTTTCACCTTACAGCACAATACGACTTTAGGCAGTCGTCAACTTCTGCTGGATAAGCTTATGGAGATGTTTCGAGCTGATTATGGTGCCTCCTGTTGTTGGAATCCAAATGAAAAGTATTATCAAGAAGGGGTATTTAGCAATATGTCCTTGGATAATATATCAAAGTATAATGATTACTATCAGTTCCATGACCCTATTACCAATAAGCTTAGGCAATTTAGACGCGCGGTTGCAGTGAGTGAGGTTATTTCAAGAGATCAGTTGATCCAAACTGAATTTTACAACGACTTTTTACAGCGCGACGGGCTTAGTTTTGGGGTCAATTTGCATATCTACTGTGGGCAAGAGCATGTTTTTGATGTTCGATTATGGAGAAGTCAGCAGCAGGGAGATTTTGATGTAAAGCACCTTAATCAACTCGATTTACTGTTACCTTATTTACGGGCTATGGGTGAGAGAGAGCCATTGAAAGAGTCACTCAGTTTTAATCTTTTTACCCAAAGAGAACTTGAAGTGATCAGCCAGATTAAGTCAGGGATGAATGATAAAAATATGGCCAGAACAATGAATGTATCGGTTACAACGCTTCGATCTCACATTCGCTCCATATACAAGAAAGCGGACGTTCACAGTCGCACGGAACTTATCTCTAAATTAGCTCCCAATTAG
- a CDS encoding amidase family protein, translated as MTIKDETKKQILQLHQKVDFQYGRSTGFSDYHAYLYQNKQASHKQVDNLSEGDINNQVLYGMTIAVKDNIEVAGMPNTLGNKALAGHIPQHDACIITRLKEAGAVINGKANMHELALGVTNINPSYGHALNAYNPEYFAGGSSGGTAVAVALGLADAGIGTDTGGSSRIPAALNGIVGFRPTTGRYPNDGLGLISKTRDTAGPMAKDVDTLARLDAVLAGEPSIDSLPSFPPKKLRLGIPRAYFYGNTEPAVLAAVEDVLQALAKAGVTLIEVDPQGIEALNQSISFPVVLYEAKQHIQDYVEKALPGTAIEDFAAQICSGDVKNLVDSIFNQPIPEPMYQEAINSFRPKLQSLYQDYFDKHRLDAVIFPATPLTAQKITNDNDLVILNGSEEPTFSTYIRNADPASNAGIPGLVIPIGFNPEGLPISLEIDGPAGSDRQVITIGKLIETIIKNL; from the coding sequence ATGACAATAAAAGATGAGACCAAAAAACAGATTCTACAACTTCATCAGAAAGTAGACTTTCAATACGGACGGTCTACAGGTTTTTCAGATTATCACGCATATCTGTATCAGAATAAACAGGCTTCACATAAGCAAGTAGACAACTTGTCTGAAGGCGATATTAACAATCAAGTACTTTACGGCATGACGATCGCAGTAAAAGATAATATCGAAGTGGCTGGCATGCCAAATACGCTGGGTAACAAAGCATTGGCTGGCCATATTCCTCAACACGATGCCTGCATCATTACTCGATTAAAAGAAGCGGGGGCTGTGATCAATGGTAAAGCCAACATGCATGAGTTGGCACTGGGTGTCACCAACATCAACCCCTCCTATGGTCATGCGTTAAATGCTTACAACCCTGAGTACTTTGCTGGTGGCAGCAGTGGCGGCACTGCAGTAGCTGTGGCACTGGGATTGGCGGATGCTGGGATTGGTACTGACACCGGTGGTTCATCACGCATACCTGCAGCACTCAATGGCATTGTGGGTTTTAGGCCGACAACCGGACGCTATCCAAATGATGGATTAGGTCTGATCTCTAAAACCAGAGACACGGCTGGTCCCATGGCTAAAGATGTCGATACTCTTGCGCGACTTGATGCAGTGCTAGCGGGGGAACCTTCGATAGATTCGCTGCCATCTTTCCCACCTAAAAAGTTAAGGCTCGGGATCCCTCGTGCTTATTTTTACGGTAATACAGAGCCGGCTGTACTCGCGGCTGTTGAGGACGTGCTTCAGGCGCTTGCAAAAGCTGGGGTGACACTAATAGAGGTGGATCCTCAAGGCATTGAAGCACTAAACCAAAGCATTAGCTTTCCGGTAGTGCTTTATGAAGCGAAGCAACACATTCAAGATTATGTAGAGAAAGCCTTACCAGGCACAGCGATTGAAGACTTTGCAGCACAGATATGCAGTGGAGATGTCAAAAATCTTGTCGATAGTATTTTTAATCAACCTATTCCAGAGCCTATGTATCAGGAAGCTATCAACTCTTTCAGGCCCAAGTTACAAAGCTTATACCAAGACTACTTTGATAAGCATCGCCTTGATGCCGTTATCTTTCCTGCGACTCCGTTAACCGCTCAAAAAATCACGAATGATAACGATCTTGTCATACTTAATGGCAGTGAAGAACCCACCTTTAGTACTTATATCAGAAATGCTGATCCTGCCAGTAATGCGGGTATTCCAGGATTAGTGATCCCCATCGGTTTCAACCCTGAAGGATTACCCATTTCACTTGAGATTGATGGCCCCGCCGGCTCTGACCGGCAAGTGATCACCATTGGGAAACTGATTGAAACAATAATTAAAAATTTATAA
- a CDS encoding TonB-dependent receptor, with the protein MKTSKISQLILLSYLLPSAVWAADIEENEKIDASKLEVITVTAQRRGENIQKVPVAVTAMNAEMLEKQDVHDLNTIATRVPGLSFSPFAPGQNIISLRGASSNDDGAGTDNSVAVFVDDVYLGRVSNVNPEMFDIERVEVLRGPQGTLYGKNTIGGAINIISKLPSLDELDAKLRLNIGNYGRRDVAGYINGPLGDNIAAKLSFSSRKNDGWVDNVTLNSKQKDNDVFAGRAQLLYEGDNFQALFSGDYSKLDVTDMARTPVDTGAKGDPAVWSPAYVAACKEGAPFCAAGAVDGYAKQKAYGVSAKLTWDLDLGELISISAYRDSESDWNMDATGSPALALIDDIIDNSDQFSQEFRWVGQTDSFNYVAGAWYMNENTDRSECFDLSLDTDCSTGMDGSDFYHQVNETNSYALFGQFDWKFTTDWILTVGGRYSYETKEIDNVAKAGDFVIINENFGIDSPVTLKESWGAFTPKVALKYTVSDDTTAYLSFAKGFKSGGFAAAPQSLAETKPLEPEEATNFEFGIKSDISDTFRLNTTIFHTDYKNLQIQSFGPRSSGEDFGVFNTFNAGDAKIDGIELEFTWLPTDNLKLYGFYGYMDSEFVDTVVPNSAYPNQSGQEMLRTPKNKYSINLEHNIDLDSGDYFTTNLNYRFTDEQRGELEPYAIQPAFKLLDASFTWHSANDNWEVSIWGKNLTEEVYITHVYTVASSVVAVYGEPRMYGVSVSWSM; encoded by the coding sequence ATGAAGACCTCAAAAATTAGTCAGCTCATTTTATTGAGCTACCTTTTACCAAGCGCTGTGTGGGCTGCTGACATTGAAGAAAATGAAAAAATAGATGCCAGCAAACTAGAAGTGATTACGGTTACAGCTCAAAGGCGAGGAGAAAATATTCAGAAAGTGCCTGTTGCTGTCACAGCAATGAATGCTGAGATGTTAGAGAAACAAGATGTACATGATCTCAATACTATCGCCACGCGAGTGCCGGGATTATCTTTCAGTCCATTTGCACCAGGGCAAAATATTATTAGCCTTCGAGGGGCCTCCTCAAATGACGATGGCGCTGGCACCGACAACTCAGTTGCAGTCTTTGTTGATGATGTCTATTTAGGTCGAGTTTCCAACGTTAATCCTGAGATGTTTGATATTGAACGCGTCGAAGTACTGCGTGGTCCACAAGGTACTTTGTATGGTAAAAACACCATAGGTGGCGCGATTAATATTATTTCAAAACTGCCTAGTTTGGATGAGCTTGATGCAAAGCTTAGGCTCAATATTGGTAACTATGGTCGTCGTGATGTGGCTGGGTACATTAACGGTCCACTCGGTGACAACATCGCCGCGAAATTGAGTTTCTCAAGTCGTAAAAATGATGGTTGGGTTGATAATGTTACGTTAAACAGTAAGCAAAAAGATAATGATGTGTTTGCTGGTCGAGCTCAGCTGTTATATGAAGGCGATAACTTTCAAGCGCTATTCAGCGGTGACTATTCCAAACTTGATGTGACTGACATGGCGCGTACTCCAGTAGATACAGGTGCAAAAGGTGATCCTGCCGTGTGGTCGCCTGCCTATGTTGCCGCTTGTAAAGAGGGAGCTCCATTTTGTGCAGCTGGCGCTGTTGATGGTTATGCTAAGCAAAAAGCCTATGGCGTTAGCGCTAAGTTAACTTGGGATCTCGATTTAGGTGAGTTGATTTCAATCAGTGCTTATCGTGACAGTGAATCTGACTGGAATATGGATGCAACAGGTTCACCAGCCCTCGCGCTTATCGATGATATTATTGATAATAGTGACCAGTTCTCGCAAGAGTTCAGGTGGGTAGGGCAAACTGACAGCTTTAATTATGTCGCTGGTGCTTGGTACATGAACGAGAATACTGATCGTAGCGAATGCTTTGATTTAAGTCTTGATACCGATTGTTCAACAGGAATGGATGGTAGTGATTTCTACCACCAAGTCAATGAAACCAACAGCTACGCGTTATTTGGCCAATTTGATTGGAAATTCACAACAGATTGGATACTGACTGTAGGTGGTCGATATTCCTATGAAACCAAAGAGATTGATAACGTCGCAAAGGCGGGTGATTTTGTGATTATCAATGAGAATTTTGGTATTGACAGTCCGGTGACTTTAAAGGAAAGTTGGGGGGCATTTACGCCTAAAGTAGCGCTTAAATATACTGTTTCTGATGACACCACGGCTTACTTAAGCTTTGCAAAAGGTTTTAAAAGTGGTGGATTTGCTGCAGCACCGCAGTCGTTAGCTGAAACAAAACCGCTGGAACCAGAAGAAGCGACCAATTTTGAATTTGGTATAAAGTCAGACATTAGTGATACCTTTCGTCTCAACACCACTATTTTCCATACAGACTACAAAAATCTGCAAATTCAAAGTTTTGGTCCTAGAAGTAGTGGCGAAGATTTTGGCGTTTTCAACACCTTCAATGCCGGTGATGCAAAAATTGATGGTATTGAATTAGAGTTCACTTGGCTACCTACTGATAACCTCAAGCTCTATGGTTTTTATGGCTACATGGACAGTGAATTTGTCGATACCGTGGTTCCTAACTCTGCTTACCCAAATCAGTCCGGTCAGGAGATGCTTAGAACGCCTAAGAATAAATACTCAATCAACTTAGAGCACAATATTGACCTCGATTCTGGCGATTACTTCACGACAAACCTAAATTATCGTTTCACTGATGAGCAGCGTGGAGAGCTTGAACCTTATGCCATTCAACCTGCATTTAAGTTATTGGATGCCAGCTTTACATGGCATTCGGCAAACGATAATTGGGAAGTCTCAATATGGGGAAAAAACCTCACTGAAGAGGTGTACATTACTCATGTCTACACAGTGGCTTCAAGCGTTGTTGCCGTATATGGCGAACCAAGAATGTATGGTGTTTCAGTCTCATGGAGCATGTAG
- a CDS encoding DmsE family decaheme c-type cytochrome, with protein sequence MICRLVKRVLVGIAALAWVSVSVNAARWDHLTGEQLEQKLTEKFTQGQYSPKGADSCLMCHRKNEVVMAIFDGAHGSMNNKQSPMAGLQCEACHGPQGKHNKGGKEPMIAFGEESKLSASAQNSVCQGCHNDPKQMAWHTSTHNLEEIACADCHNVHSAKDPALDKLTINDTCTSCHSKEKADMNKRSSHPLKWDQMTCIDCHSPHGSMNESALNKPTINDTCYSCHAEKRGPVLWEHAPVTENCVTCHNPHGSVNDDLLNSRAPQLCQQCHAPDGHASRVVPEPGMDAFGGGKSCLNCHNKIHGSNHPSGSLFQR encoded by the coding sequence ATGATCTGTCGTCTTGTTAAAAGGGTATTAGTGGGGATAGCCGCACTTGCGTGGGTATCTGTTAGCGTGAATGCCGCGCGGTGGGATCACCTCACTGGTGAGCAGCTGGAGCAGAAGCTCACTGAAAAGTTCACCCAGGGGCAATACTCCCCTAAAGGTGCTGACTCATGCCTTATGTGTCATCGTAAAAATGAGGTTGTGATGGCCATCTTTGATGGTGCGCATGGCTCGATGAATAACAAACAATCCCCGATGGCAGGTCTGCAGTGTGAAGCCTGCCATGGACCTCAAGGCAAACATAATAAAGGCGGCAAAGAGCCGATGATCGCCTTTGGTGAGGAGAGTAAGCTTTCTGCATCAGCGCAAAACAGTGTGTGTCAGGGCTGTCATAACGATCCTAAACAGATGGCGTGGCATACCAGTACTCATAATCTGGAAGAGATAGCCTGCGCCGATTGTCATAATGTGCACAGCGCTAAAGATCCGGCTTTGGATAAGCTGACGATTAATGACACCTGCACCTCTTGTCATAGTAAAGAAAAAGCAGATATGAATAAGCGCTCATCTCACCCTCTAAAGTGGGATCAGATGACCTGTATTGACTGCCACTCTCCCCATGGTTCCATGAATGAAAGTGCCCTGAATAAGCCTACCATCAATGACACCTGCTACAGCTGCCACGCTGAGAAACGCGGCCCTGTACTGTGGGAGCATGCGCCTGTGACTGAAAACTGTGTCACCTGTCATAACCCTCATGGCAGCGTGAATGATGATCTGCTTAATAGCCGTGCACCTCAGCTTTGCCAGCAGTGCCACGCTCCAGATGGCCACGCCAGTCGTGTAGTACCAGAGCCGGGAATGGATGCATTTGGTGGCGGCAAGAGTTGCCTAAATTGCCATAACAAGATCCACGGTTCTAACCACCCTTCAGGCAGCCTATTTCAGAGATAA